The following are from one region of the Treponema denticola genome:
- a CDS encoding ABC transporter permease, translating into MSKLKIRFKDFNIAENNFIISFSAVLLGLIAGAVFIAVSGTNPFSAFSYLFRGGLMNIERIGNTLATATILLFVGLSVSFAFKTGLFNIGASGQMLIGGLFATFIALNSSMPRPVLLLVLIIAAMIGGALWAALPGLLKAAFNVHEVVSTIMMNWIAYWIVYYSVQGYLKAEFIETESRSIAVEHTLRAGWLSNLFGSEYINYGIFLGILGIILVKVILDKTTLGFELKAAGYNKSGAEYAGIKVNRNIIFSMMIAGALSGLAGLTYYAGYSLNMQIGVLPSQGFDGIAVALLGAGNSIGVALSSIFFGILHVGKGFMSANTNVPPEIADTIIAVIIYFTATSLLLKKFWSKIQKNKEKTVKEAN; encoded by the coding sequence ATGAGTAAGCTTAAAATACGATTTAAAGACTTTAACATAGCCGAAAACAATTTTATTATCAGTTTTTCCGCTGTTTTACTCGGCCTTATTGCCGGTGCCGTTTTTATAGCTGTTTCGGGAACAAATCCGTTTTCGGCATTTTCCTACCTTTTCCGGGGCGGCCTAATGAATATAGAGCGTATAGGAAACACCCTTGCAACGGCTACGATTCTCTTGTTTGTAGGGCTTTCGGTCAGCTTTGCTTTTAAAACGGGGCTTTTTAATATCGGTGCTTCAGGACAGATGCTCATTGGAGGCCTTTTTGCGACCTTTATAGCCTTAAACAGCTCAATGCCGCGCCCTGTTTTGTTGCTTGTTTTGATAATAGCTGCCATGATTGGAGGAGCTCTTTGGGCTGCTTTGCCCGGTCTTTTAAAAGCCGCATTCAATGTACATGAGGTTGTTTCTACCATAATGATGAACTGGATAGCCTATTGGATAGTTTATTATTCGGTTCAAGGTTATCTAAAGGCCGAATTTATCGAGACCGAAAGCCGCTCCATCGCTGTAGAACACACCTTGAGGGCTGGGTGGCTGAGTAATCTCTTCGGAAGCGAGTATATAAATTACGGCATATTTTTAGGTATTTTAGGAATTATCCTTGTAAAAGTAATATTGGATAAGACTACTCTTGGCTTTGAGCTAAAGGCAGCAGGATATAATAAGAGCGGAGCGGAATATGCAGGCATCAAAGTAAACAGAAATATTATCTTTTCTATGATGATTGCCGGAGCTCTATCAGGTCTTGCCGGTTTAACCTATTATGCCGGTTATTCCCTTAATATGCAGATCGGTGTTTTACCCTCTCAAGGTTTTGACGGAATAGCCGTTGCTCTTCTAGGTGCCGGAAATTCGATAGGTGTTGCTTTAAGCTCCATCTTTTTCGGTATTCTCCATGTGGGGAAGGGCTTTATGAGCGCCAACACAAATGTTCCGCCCGAAATAGCCGATACCATCATTGCAGTTATCATTTATTTTACGGCGACAAGTTTATTGTTAAAGAAATTTTGGTCTAAAATCCAAAAAAATAAGGAAAAAACCGTCAAGGAGGCGAACTAA
- a CDS encoding ABC transporter ATP-binding protein — MSHSDYVIEMRNIRKEFPGIVANDDISLCVKQGEIHAILGENGAGKSTLMSILFGLYHADRGEIYVKGNKVKINSPNDANDLGIGMVHQHFKLIHNFTVTENIILGKEGGFILNKKEAEKRIKELSDKYGLFIEPDALISNITVGMQQRVEILKMLYRNADILIFDEPTAVLTPQEINELMQIMRNLAAEGKAIILITHKLQEILDVADKCTIIRRGKLIDVVDVASTTKNELASKMVGRPVDFKVPKGPSNPGKPILEIKNLNVLKEKKLPAVRDFSLDVRAGEIVGIAGVDGNGQSELVYALSGLMPIESGSILLDGKDITNFSVRKRAESGLGHVPEDRQKHGLILQYSVAENMVIKSYYTKNFQKHGFLNKEKIKSFAKKISEVFDVRSGSGIESKAGDLSGGNQQKAILGREITLDPALLIAVNPTRGLDVGAIESIHKELVKHRDNGRAVLLISFELDEIFNLSDRIAVMHRGSLSGIVRPEETTAEEVGLMMAGMGGKNE; from the coding sequence TTGTCCCATAGTGATTATGTGATTGAAATGAGAAATATCCGCAAGGAATTTCCCGGAATCGTGGCAAACGATGATATAAGCCTGTGCGTTAAACAGGGAGAAATACACGCGATTTTGGGAGAAAATGGAGCGGGAAAGTCGACCCTGATGAGCATCCTTTTCGGTCTTTACCATGCCGATAGAGGAGAAATCTATGTAAAGGGAAACAAGGTAAAAATAAACAGCCCCAACGATGCAAACGATCTGGGGATAGGAATGGTACATCAGCATTTTAAGCTGATCCATAATTTTACCGTAACCGAAAATATCATTTTGGGTAAAGAAGGCGGTTTTATTCTAAACAAAAAAGAAGCTGAAAAGCGGATAAAAGAGTTAAGCGATAAATACGGCCTTTTTATTGAACCTGATGCTCTTATAAGCAATATCACTGTAGGTATGCAGCAAAGGGTTGAAATATTAAAAATGCTTTACAGGAATGCCGACATTCTCATCTTCGATGAACCTACGGCAGTTTTAACCCCTCAAGAAATAAACGAACTTATGCAGATTATGCGTAACCTTGCCGCAGAAGGTAAGGCCATAATTCTTATTACCCATAAATTACAGGAAATTTTGGATGTCGCCGACAAGTGTACGATTATACGTCGGGGAAAATTAATAGATGTTGTCGATGTAGCTTCTACAACCAAAAATGAACTTGCCTCCAAAATGGTTGGCCGTCCTGTAGACTTTAAGGTTCCGAAAGGGCCTTCAAATCCGGGAAAGCCGATTCTTGAAATTAAAAACTTAAACGTATTAAAAGAAAAAAAACTGCCTGCCGTAAGAGATTTTTCTCTTGATGTTAGGGCAGGGGAAATCGTAGGCATAGCCGGAGTAGACGGAAACGGTCAAAGCGAACTTGTTTATGCCCTTTCAGGACTCATGCCGATCGAGTCCGGCAGTATACTTTTAGACGGAAAAGATATTACAAACTTTTCTGTAAGAAAAAGAGCAGAATCGGGCTTAGGCCATGTTCCTGAAGACAGGCAAAAACACGGCCTTATTTTGCAATATTCTGTTGCCGAAAACATGGTCATAAAATCCTATTATACAAAAAACTTCCAAAAACACGGCTTTTTAAATAAGGAAAAAATAAAAAGCTTTGCCAAAAAAATCAGCGAAGTCTTCGATGTCCGCTCCGGTTCAGGTATAGAATCCAAAGCAGGGGATTTGAGCGGCGGTAATCAGCAGAAGGCCATTTTAGGAAGAGAAATTACCCTTGATCCGGCTCTTTTAATAGCGGTAAACCCGACACGAGGGCTTGATGTAGGAGCGATAGAATCTATTCACAAGGAACTGGTAAAACACAGGGATAACGGAAGAGCTGTTCTTTTAATTTCCTTTGAGCTTGACGAAATATTTAACCTTTCAGACAGGATAGCGGTCATGCACAGGGGCTCTTTAAGCGGAATTGTACGCCCTGAAGAAACCACCGCCGAAGAAGTAGGGCTTATGATGGCCGGTATGGGAGGAAAAAATGAGTAA
- a CDS encoding BMP family lipoprotein, whose protein sequence is MKNIVKIFIGCLLILGVLTSCSKEEGKKALMVGMVTDAGTIDDKSFNQGTWEGIKKAEKDLGVKVKYLKPVGTTEADYIKEISNLYDSGYKFIICPGFKFETAVFKAQSKYKDAKFIIIDGNAHPADAYDAQNGPNTIGISFLENEAGFLAGVAAALQQKTGNFGFIGGMEIPAVQKFNWGWQQGIKYANENLGTKIEIYPENFIYQGGFSDIAAGQQIAASMYDRGVTVIHAAAGGVGVGVINEAKTRTQAGKKVWVVGVDVDQYAEGVIADGSSIILTSAMKYLDKASYDMIKEELNGTFAGGRSLLFSVKENGVGIPAKNPNLSDDVQQKVNEIYQKIKNGEIVVSATQGDLFK, encoded by the coding sequence ATGAAGAATATTGTTAAAATTTTCATCGGTTGTCTTCTAATTCTTGGAGTGCTGACTTCTTGCAGCAAAGAAGAAGGCAAAAAGGCTTTGATGGTCGGTATGGTTACAGATGCCGGAACTATAGACGATAAATCCTTTAACCAAGGAACATGGGAAGGTATTAAAAAAGCCGAAAAAGATCTTGGTGTAAAGGTTAAATATCTAAAACCCGTCGGAACAACCGAAGCCGACTACATCAAAGAAATTTCAAACCTCTATGATTCAGGATATAAATTTATTATTTGTCCCGGATTTAAATTTGAGACGGCCGTATTTAAAGCTCAGTCCAAGTACAAGGATGCCAAGTTTATCATAATCGACGGAAATGCTCATCCTGCCGATGCATATGATGCCCAAAACGGACCTAATACAATCGGAATCAGCTTTTTAGAAAATGAAGCCGGTTTCTTGGCAGGTGTTGCCGCTGCTTTACAGCAAAAAACAGGAAACTTCGGTTTTATCGGCGGTATGGAAATCCCTGCCGTACAGAAATTTAACTGGGGATGGCAGCAAGGCATTAAATATGCGAACGAAAACCTCGGTACCAAAATTGAAATCTATCCTGAAAACTTCATATATCAGGGCGGATTTTCAGACATTGCAGCCGGACAGCAGATTGCTGCTTCTATGTATGACAGGGGTGTTACCGTAATCCATGCTGCAGCCGGAGGTGTAGGTGTAGGCGTTATCAACGAAGCTAAAACCAGAACTCAGGCAGGAAAAAAAGTTTGGGTAGTAGGTGTTGACGTTGATCAATATGCAGAAGGAGTCATAGCAGACGGTTCTTCTATAATTCTTACGTCTGCAATGAAGTATCTTGACAAGGCTTCTTATGATATGATTAAAGAAGAATTGAACGGAACATTTGCCGGCGGACGCTCATTATTGTTCTCTGTAAAAGAAAACGGCGTAGGAATTCCTGCTAAGAATCCTAACCTTTCCGATGATGTACAGCAAAAGGTAAACGAAATTTATCAAAAAATAAAGAACGGTGAGATTGTAGTAAGTGCAACTCAAGGCGATTTATTTAAATAA
- a CDS encoding ribonuclease Z, with protein sequence MNLEAFILGCGGMMPLPYRHLTSVLLRREGDLFLFDCGEGTQVALRRLNLRWKRINAIFISHTHADHITGLPGLLMLSSQVDRDEPLYIIGPPKVAEYVETSRKVLDMYINYEIIVKEIKEPGVVYSTEEFQVRSFWLDHTKPCMGYTFEEFERPGEFNPEAARALNVPCGPLWSKLQGGNEVVSADGKTIRPQDVMGPKRKGRKFSFVTDTKYLPSIAQEVKYSDFFVCEGMFEKGMEKDAAEKKHMTCTQAAQIAKDAEVKKMALIHYSPRYTDNELKVLLDHATEVFPETILSKDRMNIQLEYED encoded by the coding sequence ATGAATCTTGAAGCTTTTATTTTAGGCTGCGGCGGAATGATGCCGCTTCCATATAGACATTTAACATCGGTTTTGCTTCGCCGTGAGGGCGATTTGTTTTTGTTTGATTGCGGAGAGGGTACTCAGGTTGCCCTGCGCCGCCTAAACTTGCGCTGGAAAAGAATCAATGCTATTTTTATAAGCCATACCCATGCCGACCATATAACGGGGCTTCCGGGACTTCTGATGCTTTCATCTCAAGTTGACAGGGATGAGCCCCTTTACATAATAGGCCCTCCAAAGGTTGCCGAATATGTGGAAACCAGCCGGAAAGTTTTGGATATGTATATCAATTATGAAATTATCGTAAAAGAAATAAAGGAGCCGGGAGTCGTTTATTCTACCGAGGAATTTCAGGTACGCTCCTTTTGGCTGGATCATACAAAGCCCTGTATGGGATACACCTTTGAAGAGTTTGAAAGGCCGGGGGAATTTAATCCCGAAGCTGCAAGAGCCTTAAATGTTCCCTGCGGGCCCCTTTGGTCAAAACTCCAAGGCGGAAATGAGGTAGTCTCCGCTGACGGAAAAACTATCCGCCCCCAAGATGTTATGGGTCCTAAAAGAAAGGGCAGAAAATTCAGCTTTGTAACCGACACAAAATATTTACCCTCCATTGCTCAAGAAGTAAAATATTCCGACTTTTTTGTATGCGAGGGGATGTTTGAAAAAGGTATGGAAAAAGATGCTGCCGAAAAAAAACACATGACCTGTACTCAGGCGGCTCAAATCGCTAAGGATGCTGAGGTCAAAAAGATGGCTCTGATTCATTACAGTCCGAGGTACACCGATAACGAACTCAAAGTCCTTTTGGACCATGCCACAGAAGTTTTCCCCGAAACGATCCTTTCAAAAGACAGAATGAATATTCAATTGGAATATGAAGACTAA
- a CDS encoding L-2-amino-thiazoline-4-carboxylic acid hydrolase translates to MTLEKIFEIPQMSADWIRNELNKKFQPDEAEKKYREVIETYEKFANDAPSIGGKDNPMSKNFYGALSAFAYYECMNRSMLPDEITAMCYGMMIGNKKGGQLSRFNLNNRLVQKFFHGLFGLRARKLNKHKEDGSWNNTWGMKINPLHHKEGISIHLVGCPIADFAKKNGYGELMPYFCETDKAVMEHFGGTLYREHTVADGYEDCDYWIKNKGE, encoded by the coding sequence ATGACTCTTGAAAAGATTTTTGAAATTCCGCAAATGTCTGCGGATTGGATCAGGAATGAACTGAATAAGAAATTTCAACCTGATGAGGCCGAAAAAAAGTATCGGGAGGTTATTGAAACCTACGAAAAGTTTGCAAATGATGCACCGAGCATCGGCGGCAAAGACAATCCGATGTCTAAAAACTTTTACGGAGCCCTTTCGGCCTTTGCGTATTATGAATGTATGAACCGCAGTATGCTTCCCGATGAAATTACGGCTATGTGTTACGGTATGATGATCGGCAATAAAAAAGGCGGTCAGCTTTCGCGGTTCAACCTTAACAACAGGCTGGTGCAAAAATTCTTTCACGGGCTTTTCGGTCTGAGAGCACGCAAGCTGAACAAGCACAAAGAAGACGGCTCATGGAACAATACATGGGGAATGAAAATAAATCCTCTGCATCACAAAGAAGGAATCAGCATTCATCTGGTCGGATGCCCCATTGCCGATTTTGCAAAAAAGAACGGATACGGTGAATTGATGCCGTATTTTTGCGAAACGGATAAGGCAGTTATGGAACATTTCGGCGGCACTCTTTACAGAGAACACACCGTTGCCGACGGATACGAAGACTGCGACTATTGGATAAAAAACAAAGGCGAATAA
- a CDS encoding EamA family transporter: MMWAVFAFLSAVFAALTSILAKVGIEGVNSNLATALRTVVVLAMAWGMVFLTNTQNGIIDISKKSWIFLSLSGLATGASWLCYYKALQIGEASKVVPIDKLSVVITLILAVIFLHENLNAKSILGSLLITAGTLCMVL; this comes from the coding sequence ATGATGTGGGCGGTGTTTGCGTTTTTATCGGCTGTTTTTGCGGCACTTACTTCTATTTTGGCAAAAGTCGGAATAGAAGGGGTAAATTCAAATCTGGCGACAGCATTGAGAACAGTTGTTGTGTTAGCAATGGCATGGGGGATGGTTTTTCTTACAAATACACAAAATGGAATTATCGACATCAGCAAAAAAAGCTGGATATTTCTGAGTCTTTCGGGACTGGCAACAGGAGCTTCTTGGTTGTGTTATTACAAGGCCTTGCAAATAGGTGAAGCATCAAAAGTTGTTCCTATCGATAAATTAAGTGTAGTAATTACATTAATTTTGGCAGTGATTTTTCTGCATGAGAATCTCAATGCAAAATCGATATTGGGTTCGCTGCTTATTACGGCAGGCACACTTTGTATGGTTTTGTAA